The proteins below come from a single Micromonospora citrea genomic window:
- a CDS encoding bifunctional adenosylcobinamide kinase/adenosylcobinamide-phosphate guanylyltransferase, producing MSVDGWNTVLVLGGIRSGKSEFAESLVADAPTVRYVATAADAPADDAEWAARLAAHRARRPETWTTEETATDPRRLADVIASAGPNETLLVDDIGGWVTVLLDPAHQPADDTATIAELAAAVRACAARLVLVSPEVGLSLVPTTPLGRAFTDALGAANRAVADACDAVVLVVAGQAAWLKPGAAQPGVVPAQAGPAPVTATAGPATATAGPATATPGPATATPATGRTGTPAAATGPAGTPATTTASGSTGTPGVAAGGPAGTAWAAPTMALPMVATGLVIQPGMELPMPDEYAGPQAIERLATLDVPGAGLGALERVVGFAAATQGTATPAPWGSVRVLLLHGDHLGDAAAGAVDGESARRARQARAGRGVLARLAAESGADVHVVETPVSAPMEDEPALAGEQVEAALRDGWRLAEEAADAGAHLLVLGACSAGTEAAAAAVLAATAGAETPAVLGRVVTGSGEIDDAAWMRRCAAVRDALHRTRRSPRGAKDVLAELGGGDVAVATGILLGATARRLPVMLDGPVGVAAAMVSRDLAGQARHWCLLADHRGDPAVRLAADVLGLTPLLDVRLDLGEGANALAALPLLRSVLALAAALPARPSLGGGDDDEDGEPEPEPGPDEPDFREPEPAGPGPTSTEPPTGAETRTEPVDPSGRRAG from the coding sequence ATGTCCGTTGACGGGTGGAACACGGTCCTGGTGCTCGGCGGTATCCGGTCCGGGAAGTCGGAGTTCGCCGAGTCCCTGGTCGCCGATGCGCCGACGGTCCGCTACGTGGCCACCGCAGCCGACGCGCCCGCCGACGACGCGGAGTGGGCGGCACGCCTGGCGGCGCACCGCGCCCGCCGACCGGAGACCTGGACGACCGAGGAGACCGCGACCGACCCGCGTCGGCTGGCGGACGTGATCGCCTCGGCCGGCCCGAACGAGACGCTGCTCGTCGACGACATCGGCGGTTGGGTGACGGTGCTGCTCGACCCGGCCCACCAGCCGGCCGACGACACCGCCACCATCGCGGAACTGGCGGCGGCGGTGCGCGCCTGCGCGGCGCGGCTGGTGCTGGTCAGCCCCGAGGTGGGGCTCTCCCTGGTGCCGACCACCCCGCTCGGCCGGGCGTTCACCGACGCGCTGGGCGCGGCCAACCGGGCGGTCGCCGACGCCTGCGACGCGGTGGTGCTGGTGGTCGCCGGCCAGGCGGCCTGGCTGAAGCCGGGCGCGGCACAGCCGGGCGTCGTGCCGGCCCAGGCGGGCCCGGCCCCCGTCACCGCCACGGCCGGCCCGGCCACCGCCACGGCCGGCCCGGCCACCGCCACGCCCGGCCCGGCCACCGCCACGCCCGCCACCGGCCGGACGGGCACACCGGCTGCCGCCACCGGCCCGGCGGGCACGCCCGCCACCACGACGGCCAGCGGCTCGACGGGCACGCCGGGGGTCGCCGCGGGCGGGCCCGCCGGCACGGCCTGGGCGGCGCCGACCATGGCGCTGCCGATGGTCGCCACCGGCCTGGTCATCCAGCCCGGGATGGAACTTCCCATGCCCGACGAGTACGCCGGCCCGCAGGCGATCGAGCGGCTCGCCACGCTGGACGTGCCCGGGGCGGGGCTGGGGGCGCTGGAACGGGTGGTCGGGTTCGCCGCCGCCACCCAGGGCACCGCCACGCCGGCCCCGTGGGGCTCCGTACGGGTGCTGCTGCTGCACGGCGACCACCTCGGTGACGCCGCCGCCGGCGCCGTCGACGGCGAGTCCGCGCGCCGGGCGCGGCAGGCCCGCGCCGGCAGGGGGGTGCTGGCCCGGCTGGCCGCCGAGAGCGGCGCCGACGTCCACGTCGTGGAGACCCCCGTGTCCGCCCCGATGGAGGACGAGCCGGCCCTGGCCGGCGAGCAGGTCGAGGCGGCCCTGCGGGACGGCTGGCGGCTCGCCGAGGAGGCCGCCGACGCGGGCGCGCACCTGCTGGTGCTGGGCGCGTGCAGCGCCGGCACCGAGGCCGCCGCGGCGGCGGTGCTGGCCGCGACGGCCGGCGCGGAGACCCCGGCGGTGCTCGGCCGGGTGGTCACCGGCTCCGGCGAGATCGACGACGCGGCCTGGATGCGGCGGTGCGCGGCGGTGCGGGACGCGCTGCACCGGACCCGACGCTCGCCGCGCGGCGCCAAGGACGTGCTGGCCGAGCTGGGCGGCGGGGACGTCGCCGTGGCGACCGGGATCCTGCTGGGCGCGACCGCCCGCCGGTTGCCGGTCATGCTGGACGGGCCGGTCGGCGTGGCCGCCGCCATGGTCAGCCGCGACCTGGCCGGCCAGGCCCGGCACTGGTGCCTGCTGGCCGACCACCGCGGGGACCCCGCCGTCCGGCTCGCCGCCGACGTGCTCGGCCTGACCCCGCTGCTCGACGTGCGGCTGGACCTGGGTGAGGGCGCGAACGCGCTGGCCGCGCTGCCGCTGCTGCGTTCGGTGCTGGCGCTGGCCGCCGCGCTGCCGGCCCGCCCGTCCCTCGGCGGCGGTGACGACGACGAGGACGGTGAGCCCGAGCCGGAGCCGGGCCCCGACGAGCCCGACTTCCGCGAGCCGGAGCCGGCCGGCCCCGGGCCGACCAGCACGGAACCGCCGACCGGCGCCGAAACGCGGACGGAACCGGTGGACCCCTCCGGCCGGCGTGCCGGCTGA
- a CDS encoding serine/threonine-protein kinase, with amino-acid sequence MLTEGAVLSERYRLDERVGTGGMGAVWRCTDLMLERVVAVKVLLPALSADPEFTARFRAEARMLAALRHPGVVAVHDVGLATLADGGPLHYLVMEYVDGRPLSAWLRRAGRLDPASTMSVVAQAADALHAAHLAGIVHRDVKPGNLMVKSDGRVVLMDFGIARSGTTAGITAANVMLGTASYMSPEQAANQPISPAVDVYALGAVAYFCLAGQPPFDGDNPLQVALRHVHEAPPPLPPGTPPAVVALVEQAMAKRPGDRFPDAAAMADAAAGAREATLAVIPDSARPPWAIAGPGPAAQAGPVGGGTGAADVATPRTDPGGAPAAPSGVTGPLAPPDPWAPLPPVTPVSRPPAHDGARPAVGGHQSYPAGVPFAATGPPADASFAAAGTPTPPTDMSTPPAGTPYPPTGSPVRPAGPVFPAPGAPFPPAGVPPVPGAAPLPPAGGPFGHLEPDTGSGAWGSTPPTREDPIGSGRVPRRRASLLGAAATVFVVLAGVVGATAVFSGDGPDGGDVPAALTGGSTEQSAAPAGDEGTGEFRNQTSSAATRSAAPSASPSGPAPTPGGGGEPSASSSGRPVSSPTTSQPSKPNPYTPVQACGSGYKVIDSAPLTVSGVRKGKVYLLYHAGTGTNCVVTMKESAVGTATSASAWLEVQGRARSTDSGSFAYYAGPVRAKAARVCVKWGGSAGGASYGSGFEHCG; translated from the coding sequence GTGCTGACTGAAGGAGCTGTGCTCAGCGAGCGTTACCGGCTGGACGAGCGGGTGGGCACCGGCGGCATGGGCGCGGTCTGGCGGTGCACCGACCTGATGTTGGAGCGCGTGGTCGCGGTGAAGGTGCTGCTGCCGGCGCTGTCCGCCGACCCCGAGTTCACCGCCCGCTTCCGGGCCGAGGCGCGGATGCTGGCGGCGCTGCGCCACCCGGGCGTGGTCGCGGTGCACGACGTCGGCCTGGCCACCCTCGCCGACGGCGGCCCGCTGCACTACCTGGTAATGGAGTACGTCGACGGCCGGCCGCTGAGCGCCTGGCTGCGGCGCGCGGGGCGGCTGGACCCGGCGTCGACGATGTCGGTGGTGGCGCAGGCCGCCGACGCCCTGCACGCCGCCCACCTCGCCGGGATCGTGCACCGGGACGTGAAGCCGGGCAACCTGATGGTCAAGTCCGACGGCCGGGTGGTCCTGATGGACTTCGGCATCGCGCGGTCGGGCACGACGGCGGGCATCACCGCCGCCAACGTGATGCTCGGCACCGCCTCCTACATGTCCCCGGAGCAGGCGGCCAACCAGCCGATCTCCCCGGCGGTGGACGTCTACGCGCTGGGCGCAGTGGCCTACTTCTGCCTGGCCGGGCAGCCCCCCTTCGACGGCGACAACCCGCTCCAGGTGGCGTTGCGGCACGTCCACGAGGCACCGCCGCCGCTGCCGCCCGGCACCCCGCCGGCGGTCGTGGCGCTGGTGGAGCAGGCGATGGCGAAGCGCCCCGGGGACCGCTTCCCGGACGCGGCGGCGATGGCGGACGCCGCCGCCGGCGCACGGGAGGCGACCCTGGCCGTGATTCCCGACTCCGCCCGCCCGCCGTGGGCGATCGCCGGGCCGGGCCCCGCCGCGCAGGCGGGCCCGGTCGGCGGCGGCACCGGCGCCGCCGACGTGGCGACCCCTCGGACGGATCCGGGCGGCGCCCCCGCCGCACCGTCGGGCGTCACCGGGCCGCTCGCCCCGCCGGACCCCTGGGCGCCGCTGCCCCCCGTCACTCCCGTGTCGCGCCCCCCGGCCCACGACGGCGCGCGTCCCGCCGTCGGCGGGCACCAGTCGTACCCCGCCGGCGTGCCGTTCGCGGCCACCGGTCCACCGGCCGACGCGTCCTTCGCGGCCGCCGGCACGCCGACCCCGCCCACCGACATGTCGACCCCGCCCGCCGGCACGCCGTATCCGCCGACCGGATCGCCCGTCCGGCCCGCCGGTCCGGTCTTCCCGGCCCCCGGCGCGCCGTTCCCGCCGGCCGGTGTGCCGCCCGTGCCCGGCGCCGCACCGCTGCCGCCCGCCGGCGGCCCCTTCGGCCACCTGGAGCCGGACACCGGCAGCGGCGCGTGGGGATCGACGCCGCCGACCCGGGAGGACCCGATCGGCTCGGGTCGGGTCCCGCGACGCCGGGCGTCGCTGCTCGGCGCGGCGGCCACCGTCTTCGTGGTGCTGGCCGGAGTGGTGGGCGCGACGGCGGTCTTCTCCGGCGACGGCCCCGACGGCGGCGACGTGCCGGCCGCGCTGACCGGCGGGTCCACGGAGCAGTCGGCCGCGCCCGCGGGCGACGAGGGCACGGGCGAGTTCCGCAACCAGACCTCGTCCGCCGCCACCCGCTCGGCGGCCCCGTCGGCGTCGCCGTCCGGCCCCGCCCCCACTCCTGGGGGCGGCGGGGAGCCCAGCGCCAGTTCGTCGGGACGGCCCGTTTCCAGCCCGACGACCAGTCAGCCGTCGAAGCCGAACCCGTACACGCCGGTCCAGGCGTGCGGCAGCGGGTACAAGGTGATCGACTCGGCCCCGCTGACCGTCTCGGGCGTCCGCAAGGGAAAGGTCTACCTGCTCTACCACGCCGGCACGGGCACCAACTGCGTGGTGACGATGAAGGAGTCGGCCGTGGGCACGGCGACGTCCGCCTCGGCGTGGCTGGAGGTGCAGGGGCGGGCGCGCAGCACCGACAGCGGGTCGTTCGCGTACTACGCCGGGCCGGTGCGGGCCAAGGCCGCCCGGGTCTGCGTGAAGTGGGGCGGGTCGGCCGGCGGGGCCAGCTACGGCAGCGGCTTCGAGCACTGCGGCTGA
- a CDS encoding site-2 protease family protein has protein sequence MTGDRPGNEPLVLGVPRAAFRPSPVFVTLVALFVTSGVLTWNGFGNVRLDVFLFVVSGWLVSLCLHEYAHAVVAFRAGDRSVAHRGYLTLNPLKYSHPLLSIALPVLVVLLGGIGLPGGAVWVDRHAIPGRLRHTLVSLAGPATNVLFTLVLVVAVRLGAGGGGPVEFWAAVALLAFLQLTASVLNLLPVPGLDGGNMIQPWLNAQWRRMYDLFAPFGFILLFALLWNPRLSDWFFGAVFAVGDFLGLPPWLYALGLDLIRFWQG, from the coding sequence ATGACCGGCGACCGCCCGGGGAACGAGCCGCTGGTGCTCGGCGTGCCCCGGGCGGCGTTCCGGCCCAGCCCGGTCTTCGTGACCCTGGTCGCGCTCTTCGTGACCAGCGGCGTGCTGACCTGGAACGGGTTCGGCAACGTCCGGCTCGACGTGTTCCTCTTCGTCGTGTCCGGCTGGCTGGTGTCGCTCTGCCTGCACGAGTACGCGCACGCGGTCGTGGCGTTCCGGGCCGGCGACCGCAGCGTGGCGCACCGCGGCTACCTGACGCTGAACCCGCTGAAGTACAGCCACCCGCTGCTGTCGATCGCGCTGCCGGTGCTGGTGGTGCTGCTCGGCGGCATCGGCCTGCCCGGCGGGGCCGTCTGGGTGGACCGGCACGCCATCCCCGGGCGGCTGCGGCACACCCTGGTCAGTCTCGCCGGCCCGGCCACCAACGTGCTGTTCACGCTGGTCCTGGTGGTCGCCGTACGACTCGGGGCGGGCGGCGGCGGGCCGGTGGAGTTCTGGGCGGCCGTGGCGCTGCTGGCGTTCCTCCAGCTCACGGCCAGCGTGCTCAACCTGCTGCCGGTGCCCGGCCTCGACGGCGGCAACATGATCCAGCCGTGGCTGAACGCGCAGTGGCGCAGGATGTACGACCTGTTCGCCCCGTTCGGCTTCATCCTGCTGTTCGCGCTGTTGTGGAACCCGCGGCTCAGCGACTGGTTCTTCGGCGCGGTCTTCGCCGTGGGCGACTTCCTCGGCCTGCCGCCGTGGCTCTACGCCCTCGGCCTGGACCTGATCCGCTTCTGGCAGGGCTGA
- a CDS encoding aldo/keto reductase family protein, with translation MEFRHLGRSGLLVSEISYGNWITHGSQVEEDAAFACVRAALDAGITTFDTADVYAGTRAEDVLGRALENERREGLEIFTKVYWPTGPGRNDRGLSRKHIMESINGSLRRLRTDYVDLYQAHRYDYSTPLEETMEAFADVVHSGKALYIGVSEWKASQIREAHQLARELRIPLVSNQPQYSMLWRVIESEVVPTSEELGVGQIVWSPIAQGVLSGKYLPGQPPPAGSRATDEKSGAGFIAKFMTDDVLTRVQRLKPLAEQAGLSMAQLAIAWVLQNPNVSSAIVGASRPEQVHDNVKAAGVRLDAGLLKAIDEIIDPIVERDPARTESPAERP, from the coding sequence ATGGAATTCCGTCACCTGGGCCGCTCCGGCCTGTTGGTCAGCGAGATCTCGTACGGCAACTGGATCACCCACGGCTCGCAGGTGGAGGAGGACGCGGCGTTCGCCTGCGTCCGGGCCGCCCTCGACGCCGGCATCACCACCTTCGACACGGCCGACGTGTACGCGGGCACCCGCGCCGAGGACGTGCTGGGTCGCGCGCTGGAGAACGAGCGGCGCGAGGGGCTGGAGATCTTCACCAAGGTGTACTGGCCCACGGGCCCGGGCCGCAACGACCGGGGTCTGTCCCGCAAGCACATCATGGAGTCGATCAACGGCTCGCTGCGCCGGCTGCGCACCGACTACGTGGACCTCTACCAGGCCCACCGGTACGACTACAGCACGCCGCTGGAGGAGACGATGGAGGCGTTCGCCGACGTCGTGCACTCCGGCAAGGCGCTCTACATCGGCGTCTCCGAGTGGAAGGCGTCGCAGATCCGCGAGGCGCACCAGCTCGCCCGGGAACTGCGCATCCCGCTGGTCTCCAACCAGCCGCAGTACTCGATGCTCTGGCGGGTCATCGAGTCCGAGGTGGTCCCGACCAGCGAGGAGCTGGGCGTCGGGCAGATCGTCTGGTCGCCGATCGCGCAGGGTGTGCTCTCCGGCAAGTACCTGCCGGGCCAGCCGCCGCCGGCCGGCTCCCGGGCCACCGACGAGAAGTCGGGCGCGGGCTTCATCGCGAAGTTCATGACCGACGACGTGCTGACGCGGGTGCAGCGGCTCAAGCCGCTCGCGGAGCAGGCCGGCCTGAGCATGGCGCAGCTCGCCATCGCCTGGGTGCTGCAGAACCCGAACGTCTCCTCGGCGATCGTCGGCGCGTCCCGCCCCGAGCAGGTGCACGACAACGTCAAGGCCGCCGGCGTGAGGCTCGACGCCGGCCTGCTCAAGGCGATCGACGAGATCATCGACCCGATCGTGGAGCGCGACCCGGCCCGGACCGAGTCCCCCGCCGAGCGTCCCTGA
- a CDS encoding WG repeat-containing protein, whose translation MSAPSTAQTSPATTGQREPTTEERREPATAPSAERLEPVIAERGEPTTAEHHEPTTPPTAEHHEPTTAPTAEHHEPTTPPTAEHREPATAPTAVRREPAATERREPTSTERRDAVRGPEVHRPETRDADRPAAVQGDPEQVLATYRWRLDPETLREVVDEPDEFRTIRRRLTEKLGAAVDNRSRARLLSLRAVVSRLLGELDDALADGRLALTYAEATGELRRTAVAQARLAHVLRWRGEFAEADRLFAEANSTELPDRLRAALHEHAGRSCYDQGRLMEACHHFERALDLRGDGDPELQARIRLSLDAVAERVAETGFGPYPRSREEVLERDRPPVPARDGDLWGFADPDGDMVVAAEYAEAQSFREGLAWVRRPETDRWSLVDLAGATVLGPAYPVVRPFTDGLAWVSDGASGWVAIDATGEVIVPHGFADVRPFHRGVAVVRREGWGAVDSNGRIVVPTRYHGFATVLADGRYVDGFTDEGLAVVDVAGRRGVVDRTGKVLVPPTHPAVVIHPVAFLVDDGTGHWGALDRRGEPLIDPVHRDRDEVVAEIERLLTDTHPVL comes from the coding sequence ATGTCCGCGCCGTCGACGGCGCAGACCTCGCCGGCCACCACGGGGCAGCGCGAACCGACCACGGAGGAGCGACGCGAACCCGCCACCGCGCCCAGCGCGGAGCGACTCGAACCAGTCATCGCGGAGCGAGGCGAACCAACCACCGCGGAGCACCACGAGCCGACCACTCCGCCCACCGCGGAGCACCACGAGCCGACCACTGCGCCCACCGCGGAGCACCACGAGCCGACCACTCCGCCCACGGCGGAGCACCGCGAACCGGCTACGGCGCCCACTGCGGTGCGGCGCGAACCGGCTGCCACGGAGCGGCGCGAGCCGACCAGCACGGAACGGCGTGACGCGGTACGCGGCCCGGAGGTCCACCGTCCGGAGACGCGGGACGCCGACCGGCCGGCTGCGGTACAGGGTGACCCCGAGCAGGTGCTGGCAACCTACCGCTGGCGGCTCGACCCGGAGACCCTGCGCGAGGTGGTGGACGAGCCGGACGAGTTCCGGACGATCCGGCGACGCCTCACGGAGAAGTTGGGCGCGGCTGTCGACAACCGGTCCCGCGCCCGGCTGCTGAGCCTGCGGGCGGTGGTCTCCCGGCTGCTCGGCGAGCTGGACGACGCGCTCGCCGACGGCCGGCTCGCCCTCACGTACGCGGAGGCCACCGGCGAGTTGCGGCGCACGGCGGTGGCGCAGGCGCGGCTGGCGCACGTGCTGCGGTGGCGTGGCGAGTTCGCGGAGGCCGACCGGCTCTTCGCCGAGGCGAACTCGACCGAGTTGCCCGATCGGCTGCGCGCGGCGCTGCACGAGCACGCCGGGCGGTCCTGCTACGACCAGGGCCGGCTGATGGAGGCGTGCCACCACTTCGAGCGGGCCCTCGACCTGCGCGGCGACGGTGACCCGGAGCTTCAGGCGCGGATCCGGCTCAGCCTGGACGCGGTCGCGGAGCGGGTGGCGGAGACGGGCTTCGGGCCGTACCCCCGGAGTCGGGAAGAGGTGCTGGAGCGCGACCGGCCCCCGGTGCCGGCGCGCGACGGCGACCTGTGGGGTTTCGCCGACCCGGACGGCGACATGGTCGTCGCGGCCGAGTACGCCGAGGCGCAGTCGTTCCGCGAGGGGCTGGCCTGGGTACGGCGGCCGGAGACCGACCGCTGGTCGCTGGTCGACCTCGCCGGCGCCACCGTGCTGGGGCCGGCGTACCCGGTGGTCCGCCCGTTCACCGACGGGCTGGCCTGGGTGTCCGACGGCGCCTCCGGCTGGGTCGCGATCGACGCCACCGGCGAGGTGATCGTGCCGCACGGCTTCGCGGACGTACGCCCGTTCCACCGCGGCGTGGCCGTGGTGCGGCGGGAGGGCTGGGGCGCGGTCGACAGCAACGGCCGGATCGTGGTGCCCACCCGGTACCACGGCTTCGCCACAGTCCTGGCCGACGGCCGCTACGTCGACGGCTTTACCGACGAGGGCCTGGCCGTGGTGGACGTGGCCGGCCGGCGGGGCGTCGTGGACCGCACCGGCAAGGTGCTGGTGCCGCCGACCCACCCGGCGGTGGTCATCCACCCGGTCGCGTTCCTGGTCGACGACGGCACCGGGCACTGGGGAGCGCTCGATCGGCGGGGCGAACCGCTGATCGACCCGGTGCACCGCGACCGCGACGAGGTCGTCGCCGAGATCGAGCGGTTGCTCACCGACACCCACCCCGTGCTCTGA
- a CDS encoding ABC transporter permease: MGSLTATVAPPTTSNVIPWFRTFGAIAGSGFRRYATYRQATVAGVVTNTVFGFLRCYVLLAAAGAAGTVAGYDRGQLATFVWVGQGLLAVVLLWWTELADRIRTGDVAADLLRPVHPVTSYLAADLGRAGHAALVRLLPPVLVGPVFFEVYVPHRWSTPPLFALSAVAAVVLCFGCRFLVNASAYWLQDVRGPMILWTLASGVLAGLYFPLRFLPEWLQYALWLGTPFPGLLQTPLDVLVERDPPATQVGLVGLQLAWAVVILAACRLVQRRAERRLVVQGG, encoded by the coding sequence GTGGGCTCGCTCACCGCCACTGTGGCACCGCCCACCACCTCAAACGTTATCCCATGGTTCCGGACATTTGGGGCTATAGCCGGATCAGGTTTCCGACGTTACGCCACGTATCGGCAGGCGACCGTGGCGGGTGTCGTCACCAACACGGTCTTCGGTTTCCTGCGCTGCTACGTGCTGCTCGCCGCGGCCGGCGCCGCCGGCACGGTGGCCGGCTACGACCGGGGTCAGCTCGCCACCTTCGTCTGGGTGGGCCAGGGCCTGCTCGCCGTCGTCCTGCTCTGGTGGACGGAGCTGGCCGACCGGATCCGCACCGGCGACGTCGCCGCCGACCTGCTCCGGCCGGTGCACCCGGTGACCAGCTACCTCGCCGCCGACCTGGGCCGGGCCGGCCACGCCGCGCTGGTCCGGCTGCTCCCGCCGGTGCTGGTCGGACCGGTCTTCTTCGAGGTGTACGTGCCCCACCGCTGGTCCACCCCGCCGCTCTTCGCGCTCTCCGCCGTCGCCGCCGTGGTGCTCTGCTTCGGCTGCCGGTTCCTGGTCAACGCGAGCGCGTACTGGTTGCAGGACGTCCGGGGCCCGATGATCCTCTGGACCCTCGCCTCCGGCGTGCTCGCCGGGCTCTACTTCCCGCTGCGCTTCCTGCCGGAGTGGCTCCAGTACGCGCTCTGGCTGGGCACCCCCTTCCCGGGCCTGCTGCAGACACCGCTCGACGTGCTCGTCGAGCGAGACCCGCCCGCCACCCAGGTCGGGCTGGTCGGCCTCCAGCTCGCCTGGGCGGTGGTGATCCTGGCCGCCTGCCGGCTGGTGCAGCGCCGCGCCGAACGCCGCCTGGTGGTGCAGGGTGGCTGA
- a CDS encoding ABC transporter permease: MADGTVARGRAGGALAAYRALLGAQARSQTAYRTSFAIDVVGNVGSTVFDVLTVLVIFGVTRELGGFTLRETLVIVGLSSCAFATADLLVGNIERLPRYVRTGLFDAVLVRPLGALPQLLLMDLPLRKASRAVFGLAVLVVAVGSAGIEWTPARMVLVVVAPLAGVVFFGAIFVATATVSFWWVDSGELANSVTYGGRDFTSYPVTVFGGWFRAVFAYGLGFAFVSYHPALALLGRADPLGLPAWVGWAAPAVALVAAAGAAAAWRTGVRHYRSTGS, encoded by the coding sequence GTGGCTGACGGGACGGTCGCGCGGGGCCGCGCGGGCGGGGCGCTGGCCGCGTACCGGGCGCTGCTCGGGGCGCAGGCGCGCTCGCAGACGGCGTACCGGACCTCGTTCGCGATCGACGTGGTGGGCAACGTCGGGTCCACGGTCTTCGACGTGCTCACCGTGCTGGTGATCTTCGGAGTCACCCGGGAGCTGGGCGGCTTCACGCTCCGCGAGACGCTGGTGATCGTCGGCCTGTCGAGCTGCGCGTTCGCCACCGCCGACCTGCTGGTCGGCAACATCGAGCGGCTTCCCCGCTACGTGCGCACGGGGCTGTTCGACGCCGTGCTGGTTCGCCCGCTCGGCGCGCTGCCGCAACTGCTGCTCATGGACCTGCCGCTGCGCAAGGCGTCGCGCGCGGTCTTCGGGCTCGCCGTGCTGGTCGTCGCGGTCGGCTCGGCCGGCATCGAGTGGACCCCGGCCCGGATGGTGCTGGTGGTCGTCGCTCCGCTGGCCGGCGTCGTCTTCTTCGGGGCGATCTTCGTCGCGACCGCCACCGTGTCCTTCTGGTGGGTCGACTCGGGCGAGCTGGCGAACTCGGTCACCTACGGCGGTCGGGACTTCACCTCGTACCCGGTCACCGTCTTCGGCGGCTGGTTCCGCGCGGTGTTCGCGTACGGCCTGGGCTTCGCCTTCGTCAGCTACCACCCGGCGCTGGCGCTGCTCGGCCGCGCCGACCCGCTCGGCCTGCCGGCCTGGGTCGGCTGGGCCGCGCCGGCCGTCGCGCTGGTCGCCGCCGCCGGGGCCGCGGCGGCCTGGCGCACCGGGGTCCGCCACTATCGGAGTACGGGGTCGTGA
- a CDS encoding ABC transporter ATP-binding protein has translation MSDDVIVADGLRKEFVVRVRAGRLRREKRRVTAVDGIDLRVPRGEMLGYIGPNGAGKSTTLKMLTGVLTPSAGEVRVCGLRPVAQRTRLALRVGVVFGQRSQLWWDLPLRESFALLRHVYRVPAAAHAARLRRCRSLLDLDSFLDTPVRQLSLGQRMRGELTAALLHGPEVLFLDEPTIGLDVVSKQAVRGFLGELGRAGDTTLVLTTHDLADIERLCRRLVVVDHGRVVHDGSIAALHERYGSRRVLVADLEAPLPEPPVLAGAPLHRVEADGRRLAFALESASVAEVVSALAALGTLRDVSIVEPDIEDVVARLYRGS, from the coding sequence GTGAGCGACGACGTCATCGTGGCCGACGGGCTGCGCAAGGAGTTCGTTGTCCGGGTGCGCGCCGGCCGGCTGCGCCGGGAGAAGCGGCGGGTCACCGCCGTGGACGGGATCGACCTGCGGGTGCCCCGGGGCGAGATGCTCGGTTACATCGGGCCCAACGGCGCGGGCAAGTCGACGACGCTCAAGATGCTCACCGGCGTGCTGACGCCCTCCGCCGGCGAGGTGCGCGTCTGCGGCCTGCGCCCCGTCGCCCAGCGCACCCGGCTCGCGCTGCGCGTCGGGGTGGTCTTCGGCCAGCGCTCACAGCTCTGGTGGGACCTGCCGCTGCGCGAGTCGTTCGCGCTGCTGCGGCACGTCTACCGGGTGCCGGCCGCCGCGCACGCCGCCCGGCTGCGCCGCTGCCGGAGTCTGCTCGACCTGGACTCCTTCCTGGACACCCCGGTCCGGCAGCTCTCCCTCGGGCAGCGGATGCGCGGCGAGCTGACCGCCGCCCTGCTGCACGGCCCGGAGGTGCTCTTCCTCGACGAGCCCACGATCGGTCTGGACGTGGTGAGCAAGCAGGCCGTCCGCGGCTTCCTCGGCGAGCTGGGCCGGGCGGGGGACACCACGCTGGTGCTCACCACGCACGACCTGGCCGACATCGAGCGGCTCTGCCGCCGGCTGGTGGTCGTAGACCACGGCCGGGTGGTGCACGACGGGTCGATCGCGGCGCTGCACGAGCGGTACGGCTCGCGCCGCGTGCTCGTCGCCGACCTGGAGGCCCCGCTGCCGGAGCCGCCGGTGCTGGCCGGCGCGCCGCTGCACCGGGTGGAGGCTGACGGGCGCCGGCTGGCGTTCGCGCTGGAGTCGGCGAGCGTGGCGGAGGTGGTGTCGGCGCTGGCCGCGCTGGGCACGCTGCGGGACGTCTCCATCGTCGAGCCCGACATCGAGGACGTCGTGGCCCGGCTCTACCGGGGGAGTTGA
- a CDS encoding helix-turn-helix domain-containing protein gives MSPEPAPPLATIAVALRRERDRVGISLTELARRAGIAKSTLSQLESGVGNPSVETLWALGVALGVPFSRLVEPPAAAVRVVRAGEGPRIRSEHSDLTATLLAAGTAHARRDVYLLELEPGTVRTAESHTPRSVEHIVVGAGRLRVGPEGDPVELGPGDYATFPGDTPHRYEALVAGTFAVLVMEHP, from the coding sequence ATGTCCCCCGAACCGGCTCCTCCGCTGGCCACCATCGCCGTCGCGCTGCGTCGTGAGCGCGACCGCGTCGGCATCTCGCTCACCGAACTGGCCCGGCGGGCCGGCATCGCCAAGTCCACGCTCTCCCAGCTGGAATCGGGAGTCGGCAACCCGAGCGTGGAGACCCTCTGGGCGCTCGGGGTGGCACTCGGGGTGCCGTTCAGCCGGCTGGTCGAGCCGCCGGCCGCCGCCGTGCGGGTCGTCCGGGCCGGAGAGGGGCCCCGGATCCGCTCGGAGCACTCCGACCTCACCGCGACGCTGCTCGCCGCCGGCACCGCCCACGCCCGCCGGGACGTCTACCTGCTCGAACTTGAGCCCGGGACGGTACGCACCGCCGAGTCGCACACCCCGCGCAGCGTCGAGCACATCGTGGTCGGCGCCGGGCGGCTGCGCGTCGGGCCGGAGGGCGACCCGGTGGAGCTCGGCCCCGGCGACTACGCGACCTTCCCCGGCGACACCCCGCACCGCTACGAGGCGCTGGTTGCCGGCACCTTCGCCGTGCTGGTGATGGAGCACCCCTGA